The following proteins are co-located in the Rattus norvegicus strain BN/NHsdMcwi chromosome X, GRCr8, whole genome shotgun sequence genome:
- the Fundc1 gene encoding FUN14 domain-containing protein 1, whose amino-acid sequence MASRNPPPQDYESDDESYEVLDLTEYARRHHWWNRVFGHSSGPMVEKYSVATQIVMGGVTGWCAGFLFQKVGKLAATAVGGGFLLLQVASHSGYVQIDWKRVEKDVNKAKRQIKKRANKAAPEINNIIEEATDFIKQNIVISSGFVGGFLLGLAS is encoded by the exons ATGGCGTCCCGGAACCCCCCTCCCCAAG actatGAGAGCGATGACGAGTCTTACGAAGTGTTGGATTTAACTGAGTATGCAAGAAGACACCACTGGTGGAATCGTGTATTTGGCCACAGTTCCGGACCTATGGTAGAAAAATACTCAGTAGCTACCCAGATAGTAATGGGTGGCGTGACTGGCTG gtgtgcaggattTTTATTCCAAAAGGTTGGAAAACTTGCTGCAACTGCAGTAGGTGGTGGTTTTCTTCTTCTACAG GTTGCCAGTCACAGTGGCTATGTGCAGATCGACTGGAAGAGAGTTGAAAAAGAtgtaaacaaagcaaaaagacagATTAAGAAGCGAGCAAATAAGGCAGCACCTGAAATCAACAATATAATTGAAGAA GCAACAGACTTTATCAAGCAGAACATTGTGATATCCAGCGGCTTCGTGGGAGGCTTTTTGCTAGGCCTGGCATCTTAA